Proteins found in one Pseudomonas mosselii genomic segment:
- the xpt gene encoding xanthine phosphoribosyltransferase: MEALHQKIREEGIVLSDQVLKVDAFLNHQIDPALMQLIGDEFARLFADSGVTKIVTIEASGIAPAVMTGLKLGVPVIFARKHQSLTLTENLLTASVYSFTKQTENTVAISPRHLNSSDRVLVIDDFLANGKASQALISIIKQAGATVAGLGIVIEKSFQGGRAELDSQGYRVESLARVKSLEGGVVTFIE, encoded by the coding sequence GTGGAAGCACTGCATCAGAAGATTCGCGAAGAAGGCATCGTGCTTTCCGATCAGGTTCTCAAAGTCGACGCGTTTCTCAACCACCAGATCGACCCTGCGCTGATGCAGCTGATCGGTGACGAGTTCGCCCGCCTGTTCGCCGATTCGGGCGTGACCAAGATCGTCACCATCGAAGCCTCCGGCATCGCCCCGGCGGTGATGACCGGCCTGAAGCTCGGCGTGCCGGTGATCTTCGCCCGCAAACACCAGTCGCTGACCCTGACCGAGAACCTGCTGACTGCCTCGGTGTACTCCTTCACCAAGCAGACCGAGAACACCGTGGCCATCTCGCCGCGCCATCTCAACAGCAGCGACCGCGTGCTGGTGATCGACGACTTCCTGGCCAACGGCAAGGCGTCCCAGGCACTGATCTCGATCATCAAGCAGGCCGGCGCCACCGTGGCCGGCCTGGGCATCGTCATCGAGAAGTCGTTCCAGGGCGGCCGTGCCGAACTGGACAGCCAAGGCTATCGCGTCGAATCGCTGGCTCGTGTGAAGTCGCTTGAAGGCGGCGTAGTCACGTTCATCGAGTGA
- a CDS encoding acetyl-CoA hydrolase/transferase C-terminal domain-containing protein: protein MYRCSIDQAVEQALARLPSHIHMGLPLGLGKPNAFVNALYARVRDLPERRLTIYTALSLGRPALGDGLQRRFLEPFVERVFADYEELTYLADLRADRLPANIRVEQFFMQPGSLLHSDAAQQDYVSSNYSHAARDINAKGLNLVAQLVAATPERPDHLSLACNPDITLDLLPMITRRRAAGETILVLGQVHDELPYMPGDAELELTQFDLLIDQPERRRLFSTPNMPVNTQDHCIGLHASALVRDGGTLQIGIGAMGDAITAALLARQGDNEGYRALLDELDIGPWQALIEREGGLDTFAQGLYGCSEMFVNGLLALADAGVVRRPADEQGVLIHGGFFLGPRAFYQRLREMPLQQRARFAMSAISFINELYGQEARKRRQRRDARFVNTVFGMTLLGAGVADQLEDGRVLSGVGGQYNFVAQGHALEGGRSILLLRSWREAGGEVTSNLYWTYGHCTIPRHLRDIVITEYGIADLRGQTDSEVIARLLAISDSRFQRELMEQAKAAGKLAKDFELEARFMDNTPERLETIRARHARLFPEYPLGTDFTAEERDLLRALNWLKSKFKLSEVLELGKAALDAPGPEGYGAQLARMRLDDPQGLKAELYQRLLLAALQATRQ from the coding sequence ATGTATCGCTGCTCCATCGACCAGGCTGTCGAACAAGCCCTGGCCCGCCTGCCTAGCCATATCCACATGGGCCTGCCGCTCGGCCTGGGCAAACCCAATGCCTTCGTCAACGCGTTGTATGCGCGAGTTCGCGATCTCCCCGAGCGCCGGCTGACGATCTACACCGCCCTGTCCCTTGGTCGTCCCGCGCTGGGCGATGGTTTGCAGCGTCGTTTCCTCGAGCCCTTCGTCGAGCGTGTGTTCGCCGACTATGAAGAACTCACCTACCTGGCCGACCTGCGTGCCGACCGACTCCCGGCAAACATACGCGTCGAGCAGTTCTTCATGCAGCCCGGCAGCCTGTTGCACAGCGACGCGGCGCAGCAGGATTACGTCAGCAGCAACTACAGCCACGCGGCCCGCGACATCAACGCCAAAGGCCTGAACCTGGTCGCGCAACTGGTGGCGGCCACGCCTGAAAGGCCCGACCACCTAAGTCTGGCATGCAATCCCGACATCACCCTCGACCTGCTGCCGATGATCACCCGGCGTCGCGCCGCTGGCGAGACCATTCTGGTGCTGGGTCAAGTCCACGACGAACTGCCCTACATGCCCGGGGACGCGGAGCTGGAACTGACGCAGTTCGACCTGCTGATCGACCAGCCCGAGCGACGCCGGCTGTTCTCCACCCCGAACATGCCGGTGAACACCCAGGACCATTGCATCGGCCTGCATGCCAGCGCCTTGGTACGCGACGGCGGCACCCTGCAGATCGGCATCGGCGCCATGGGTGATGCGATCACCGCGGCGCTGCTGGCGCGCCAGGGCGACAACGAGGGCTATCGTGCGCTGCTCGATGAGCTGGATATCGGACCATGGCAGGCGCTGATCGAGCGGGAAGGGGGGCTGGATACCTTCGCCCAGGGGCTGTACGGCTGCAGCGAGATGTTCGTCAATGGCCTGCTGGCACTGGCCGACGCCGGGGTGGTGCGCCGTCCTGCCGACGAGCAGGGGGTGCTGATCCATGGCGGGTTCTTCCTTGGGCCTCGGGCGTTCTACCAGCGCCTGCGCGAGATGCCGTTGCAACAGCGCGCACGTTTCGCCATGAGCGCCATCAGCTTCATCAACGAGCTCTACGGTCAGGAGGCGCGCAAGCGTCGCCAGCGTCGGGATGCGCGCTTCGTCAACACGGTGTTCGGCATGACCCTGCTCGGCGCGGGGGTTGCCGACCAGCTCGAGGATGGCCGGGTACTCAGCGGCGTGGGCGGGCAATACAACTTCGTCGCTCAGGGGCACGCGCTGGAGGGCGGTCGCTCGATCCTGTTGCTGCGCAGCTGGCGTGAGGCCGGTGGCGAAGTGACCTCGAACCTTTACTGGACCTACGGCCATTGCACCATCCCCCGGCACCTGCGGGACATCGTGATCACCGAGTACGGCATTGCCGACCTGCGCGGGCAGACCGACAGCGAAGTCATTGCGCGGTTGCTGGCGATCAGTGACTCACGTTTTCAGCGCGAGCTGATGGAGCAGGCCAAGGCGGCGGGCAAGCTGGCCAAGGACTTCGAGCTGGAGGCGCGGTTCATGGACAATACGCCTGAGCGGCTTGAGACTATTCGGGCGCGGCATGCACGGCTGTTCCCTGAGTATCCGCTGGGGACTGATTTCACGGCAGAGGAGCGGGATCTGTTGCGGGCGCTGAACTGGTTGAAGAGCAAGTTCAAGCTGAGCGAGGTTTTGGAGTTGGGCAAGGCGGCGTTGGATGCACCGGGGCCCGAGGGGTATGGAGCACAGTTGGCGCGGATGCGGCTGGATGACCCGCAGGGTTTGAAGGCGGAGTTGTATCAGCGGTTGCTGCTGGCGGCGCTTCAGGCGACGCGGCAATGA
- a CDS encoding c-type cytochrome, which yields MLAVPAAVFALWAMSATAATNDDIAKRLEPVGQVCVQGQECKGMEVAATAGGGGAKTPDEIIAKHCNACHGTGLLNAPKIGDTAAWKERADHQGGLDGILAKAITGINAMPPKGTCADCSDEDLKGAIKKMSGL from the coding sequence ATGCTGGCCGTACCAGCAGCCGTATTCGCCCTTTGGGCAATGAGCGCAACCGCTGCAACCAACGACGACATCGCCAAGCGCCTCGAGCCGGTTGGCCAGGTGTGCGTCCAGGGCCAGGAATGCAAGGGCATGGAAGTGGCCGCCACTGCCGGCGGGGGCGGCGCCAAGACCCCGGACGAGATCATCGCCAAGCACTGCAACGCCTGCCATGGCACTGGCCTGCTGAACGCGCCGAAAATTGGCGACACGGCGGCCTGGAAAGAACGCGCCGACCACCAGGGCGGCCTCGATGGCATCCTGGCCAAGGCCATCACCGGCATCAACGCCATGCCACCGAAAGGGACGTGCGCCGATTGCTCGGATGAAGACCTGAAAGGTGCGATCAAGAAGATGTCGGGGCTGTGA
- a CDS encoding cupin domain-containing protein: MDVGERLQAIRKLKGLSQRELAKRAGVTNSTISMIEKNSVSPSISSLRKVLSGIPMSMVEFFSVELAPESPTQIVYKAHELIDISDGAVTMKLVGKSHPNRAIAFLTEVYPPGADTGAEMLTHDGEETGILLEGRLELVVGTEIFILEAGDSYYFESTRPHRFRNPFEEPARLISAATPSNF, encoded by the coding sequence TTGGACGTCGGTGAACGACTGCAAGCCATCCGCAAGCTCAAGGGCCTGTCCCAGCGCGAACTCGCCAAGCGCGCGGGGGTGACCAACAGCACCATCTCGATGATCGAGAAGAACAGCGTCAGCCCGTCGATCAGCTCCCTGCGCAAGGTGCTCAGCGGCATCCCCATGTCCATGGTCGAGTTCTTCTCGGTGGAGCTGGCGCCTGAGAGCCCGACCCAGATCGTCTACAAGGCCCACGAGCTGATCGACATCTCCGACGGCGCGGTGACCATGAAGCTGGTCGGCAAGTCGCATCCCAACCGGGCCATCGCCTTCCTCACCGAGGTCTACCCGCCGGGTGCCGACACCGGCGCGGAAATGCTCACCCACGACGGCGAAGAGACCGGCATCCTGCTCGAAGGCCGCCTGGAACTGGTGGTCGGCACTGAAATATTCATTCTCGAGGCCGGCGACAGCTACTACTTCGAAAGCACCCGTCCGCACCGCTTTCGCAACCCGTTCGAGGAGCCGGCGCGGCTGATCAGTGCGGCGACCCCGTCGAACTTTTGA